The Fragaria vesca subsp. vesca linkage group LG2, FraVesHawaii_1.0, whole genome shotgun sequence genome includes a window with the following:
- the LOC101293734 gene encoding uncharacterized protein LOC101293734: MMAMEWCPQSAMQAYLHTLHLCKVHNSQDDSSTFGSTSCIIEPKCMEFVSALAAGKRARLMVQITSEGVTPLTVSLTVAAKQTGGRLVVCITQPLNHHHEYVEKMSKTLFLENGLDGIVEFVYGIDPSVVVKRFKSIDFAVIDCKVEEHLKLLKIMNLNPNGSIVVMNNLRRSKRGCGAAFPDQVFKEKKGFEYVTLPIGEGMELTRFRPNGKYQSKRYKRFHVTYEN, translated from the exons ATGATGGCTATGGAATGGTGTCCTCAATCTGCCATGCAAGCTTACCTCCACACTCTTCACCTG TGTAAAGTTCACAACAGTCAAGACGACAGCAGCACCTTCGGAAGCACAAGTTGCATCATAGAGCCAAAATGCATGGAGTTTGTATCAGCTTTGGCAGCTGGGAAGAGAGCAAGGTTAATGGTACAGATCACATCAGAAGGCGTAACGCCGCTGACTGTTTCACTGACTGTGGCCGCAAAACAGACCGGAGGCCGCCTAGTCGTCTGCATTACTCAACCTCTTAATCATCATCACGAGTATGTGGAGAAAATGAGCAAAACCCTATTTCTAGAAAATGGTCTCGATGGTATTGTTGAATTTGTTTATGGTATCGATCCTTCTGTGGTGGTGAAGCGGTTCAAGAGTATTGATTTTGCGGTCATCGACTGCAAGGTTGAAGAACACTTGAAGTTGTTGAAGATTATGAATCTTAATCCAAATGGGAGCATAGTGGTAATGAACAACCTTCGTCGGTCTAAAAGGGGTTGTGGAGCTGCGTTTCCTGATCAGGTTTTTAAGGAAAAGAAAGGGTTTGAATATGTAACACTACCTATTGGAGAAGGGATGGAGTTGACAAGATTCAGACCAAATGGCAAGTACCAGAGCAAGAGATACAAGAGATTTCATGTAACATATGAAAATTGA